The following are encoded in a window of Mycobacterium decipiens genomic DNA:
- the sigM gene encoding RNA polymerase sigma factor SigM: MGSGSRHERSDAELLAAHVAGDRHAFDQLFVRHHRQLHRLARLTSRTPEDADDALQDAMLSAHRGAGSFRYDAAVSSWLHRIVVNACLDRLRRTNAAPTTPLEDVYPVADRTAQVETAIVVQRALLRLPVEQRAAVVAVDMQGYSVADTARMLGVAEGTVKSRCARARARLARLLGYLNTGADTTSDRAAGQP, encoded by the coding sequence GTGGGTTCCGGGAGCCGTCACGAACGCAGCGACGCCGAGCTGCTGGCCGCCCATGTCGCCGGCGACCGGCACGCCTTCGATCAGTTGTTCGTCCGTCATCACCGCCAGCTACACCGGCTCGCGCGGCTCACCAGTCGGACCCCCGAAGACGCCGACGACGCCCTGCAAGACGCCATGCTGTCAGCACACCGCGGCGCCGGCTCTTTCCGGTACGACGCCGCCGTCAGCAGTTGGCTGCACCGCATCGTGGTCAACGCTTGCCTGGACCGGCTGCGTCGAACCAACGCTGCGCCGACCACCCCGTTGGAGGACGTGTATCCGGTCGCCGATCGGACGGCTCAGGTCGAGACCGCGATCGTGGTGCAGCGGGCATTGCTGCGGCTGCCGGTTGAACAACGCGCCGCAGTGGTCGCCGTGGACATGCAGGGGTACTCGGTCGCCGACACCGCCCGGATGCTGGGGGTGGCCGAGGGCACCGTCAAGAGCCGCTGCGCCCGAGCGCGGGCCCGCCTCGCGCGGCTGTTGGGCTACCTGAACACAGGTGCCGACACCACCTCCGACCGCGCTGCTGGTCAGCCATAG